The proteins below are encoded in one region of Archocentrus centrarchus isolate MPI-CPG fArcCen1 chromosome 13, fArcCen1, whole genome shotgun sequence:
- the LOC115791154 gene encoding LOW QUALITY PROTEIN: synapse differentiation-inducing gene protein 1 (The sequence of the model RefSeq protein was modified relative to this genomic sequence to represent the inferred CDS: inserted 2 bases in 2 codons) — protein sequence MENLDELEHPLLGESANNSWESGPGLGPGTGQAPAGLYKGILVKCEEDRAYPPLTWRSYCGHPPELQQQQLLDPCSLPRTLESFYPAAPIWGHTDALLSKDYLETTFVDIRPGSALERKLLAETQDFHSASYSVDDEDDLLPDSDDSSIDDFSDTDSENNFPLMIPQDYLGLAFFSMLCCFWPXGIAAFYLSQKTNKASAXGDFQGANAASRQALWLSVLSIVFGIITYICAIAALISYLSAKPP from the exons ATGGAGAATCTAGATGAGCTGGAGCACCCTCTTCTGGGAGAAAGTGCCAATAACAGCTGGGAATCAGGGCCAGGACTGGGCCCTGGAACTGGACAGGCCCCAGCTGGGCTGTACAAGGGAATCTTGGTTAAGTGTGAGGAGGACAGGGCCTACCCTCCATTGACATGGAGGAGCTATTGTGGACATCCTCCTGAGCTTCAGCAACAGCAGCTACTGGATCCTTGCTCCTTACCTCGCACACTGGAGTCCTTCTACCCAGCGGCCCCCATCTGGGGCCACACAGATGCCCTGCTCAGTAAAGACTACTTGGAGACCACGTTTGTGGACATTCGGCCGGGCTCAGCACTGGAGAGGAAGCTGCTGGCTGAGACGCAAGACTTCCATAGTGCATCCTACAGCGTGGACGATGAGGATGACCTGCTTCCTGACTCTGAT GACTCATCCATCGATGACTTTAGTGATACAGACAGTGAGAACAACTTCCCTCTGATGATCCCGCAGGACTATCTGGGTCTGGCCTTTTTCTCCATGCTCTGCTGCTTCTGGC TGGGCATCGCTGCCTTCTATCTTTCACAGAAG ACCAACAAGGCATCGG CAGGGGATTTTCAGGGGGCCAACGCAGCATCTCGCCAGGCTCTGTGGCTCTCGGTGCTCTCCATCGTGTTTGGAATCATAACGTACATCTGCGCCATCGCCGCGCTGATTTCCTACCTGTCTGCAAAGCCGCCATAA
- the exosc5 gene encoding LOW QUALITY PROTEIN: exosome complex component RRP46 (The sequence of the model RefSeq protein was modified relative to this genomic sequence to represent the inferred CDS: deleted 1 base in 1 codon), with protein MTPSACDKPFSPPAGGVMEVCGSPTVSLRAFGCEQSLLSRPDGSASFVQGDTSVMAGVYGPAEVKVSKEIYDRATLEVLVQPKVGLPGVRERSQEQCLRETCEASLLLTLHPRSSLTLVLQVLHDDGSLLACCLNAACMALMDAGLPMDCLFCGVTCAINTDGQIITDPTAAQEKESRALMTFAIDSAKRSVMMSSTKGSFSVHELQRCIAVSRRASEDVFQFYRDSVRRRYSKSL; from the exons ATGACGCCATCCGCCTGCGACAAACCGTTTTCTCCACCG GCTGGCGGCGTGATGGAGGTCTGCGGCTCCCCGACGGTTTCTCTGAGAGCGTTTGGCTGCGAGCAGAGCTTGCTGTCTCGACCTGATGGCTCTGCTTCCTTCGTCCAAG GAGACACGAGTGTGATGGCCGGAGTGTACGGACCCGCTGAGGTCAAAGTCAGCAAGGAGATCTATGACCGGGCGACCCTGGAGGTGTTGGTGCAGCCCAAAGTGGGCTTGCCAG GTGTAAGAGAGCGATCGCAGGAGCAGTGTTTGCGGGAAACCTGTGAGGCTTCTCTGCTCCTGACGCTTCACCCTCGCTCCTCGCTCACTCTCGTCCTTCAGGTGCTGCACGATGATGGTTCA CTGCTGGCCTGCTGTTTGAATGCTGCATGTATGGCTCTTATGGACGCAGGACTGCCCATGGATTGCCTCTTCTGCGGCGTGACCTGTGCCATCAACACAGATGGGCAAATCATCACAGATCCCACTGCAGCTCAGGAAAAG GAAAGTCGAGCTTTGATGACGTTTGCGATCGACAGTGCAAAACGCAGCGTTATGATGTCATCGACCAAAGGATCATTTTCAGTGCATGAG CTGCAGCGCTGCATCGCAGTCAGTCGGAGAGCATCGGAGGACGTCTTCCAGTTCTACAGAGACTCTGTGAGGCGCCGTTACTCCAAAAGCCTTTGA